From Mustela nigripes isolate SB6536 chromosome 13, MUSNIG.SB6536, whole genome shotgun sequence, one genomic window encodes:
- the GDPGP1 gene encoding GDP-D-glucose phosphorylase 1 isoform X3, with protein MRECERTSTAPEGEDSRLREEVEDWEEKGVPNFVYRQKELLEGIQWPRTAPSLLDRTPRSRFDSALCAAWRQRMELGLFRYRLGELQTQTLPGVVGFVAQLNVERGVQRRRPQNIWSVRQAFDPEQFNFNKIRPGEVLFRLLREPDLPGALQQEDILVMINVSPLEWGHVLLVPEPTQGLPQRLLPAALRAGVEAVLLSSHPGFRVGFNSLGGLASVNHLHLHGYYLAHRLPVEGAPSEPLDPGGRLHLLQALPAPGFLFYTSGPGPDLEALIGRVCRATDYLTDHEIAHNLFVTRGAPPGKTSPSSALTGIRVILWARKSSFGVKEGEAFNVALCELAGHLPIKTSQDFDSLTEAAALALIRDCLLPPAQAEEVQAALVALIAQDEQ; from the coding sequence AGGAGCTTCTGGAAGGGATTCAGTGGCCAAGGACCGCACCCAGCCTCCTGGACAGGACACCGAGGTCTCGCTTCGACTCTGCTCTCTGCGCGGCCTGGAGGCAGCGCATGGAACTGGGGCTCTTCCGCTACCGCCTTGGGGAGCTGCAAACCCAGACCCTCCCTGGTGTGGTGGGTTTTGTGGCTCAGCTGAACGTGGAGCGAGGTGTGCAGAGGAGGCGCCCCCAGAACATCTGGAGTGTGAGGCAGGCATTTGACCCCGAACAGTTTAACTTCAACAAGATCCGGCCAGGAGAAGTCCTCTTCCGTTTGCTCCGGGAGCCCGATCTCCCAGGTGCTCTCCAGCAAGAGGACATCCTCGTCATGATCAATGTCAGCCCCTTGGAGTGGGGCCACGTGCTGCTGGTGCCTGAGCCCACCCAGGGGCTCCCTCAGCGCCTGCTACCAGCTGCACTGCGGGCCGGCGTCGAGGCTGTGCTGCTGAGCTCACACCCGGGCTTCCGCGTCGGCTTCAACAGCCTGGGTGGCCTGGCCTCGGTGAACCACCTGCACCTGCACGGGTATTACCTGGCTCACAGATTGCCTGTGGAGGGGGCACCGAGCGAGCCCCTGGACCCTGGGGGCCGTTTGCACCTGCTCCAGGCCCTCCCCGCTCCTGGCTTCCTCTTCTACACAAGTGGGCCGGGGCCTGACTTGGAAGCCCTCATAGGCAGGGTATGTCGGGCCACTGACTACCTGACGGACCATGAGATTGCCCATAATTTGTTTGTGACCCGGGGGGCCCCACCTGGAAAGACATCACCATCCTCCGCTCTCACAGGCATCCGAGTAATTCTGTGGGCCCGGAAGTCCAGCTTTGGGGTAAAGGAAGGCGAGGCGTTCAATGTCGCCCTCTGTGAGCTGGCTGGGCACCTTCCCATCAAAACGTCCCAGGATTTTGACAGTCTGACGGAGGCGGCTGCTCTGGCCCTCATTCGAGACTGTCTGctgcccccagcccaggcagAAGAAGTACAGGCAGCACTGGTGGCCTTGATTGCCCAGGATGAACAGTAA
- the GDPGP1 gene encoding GDP-D-glucose phosphorylase 1 isoform X4 produces the protein MAAAQDSNEISYLLPPNRKDWEEKGVPNFVYRQKELLEGIQWPRTAPSLLDRTPRSRFDSALCAAWRQRMELGLFRYRLGELQTQTLPGVVGFVAQLNVERGVQRRRPQNIWSVRQAFDPEQFNFNKIRPGEVLFRLLREPDLPGALQQEDILVMINVSPLEWGHVLLVPEPTQGLPQRLLPAALRAGVEAVLLSSHPGFRVGFNSLGGLASVNHLHLHGYYLAHRLPVEGAPSEPLDPGGRLHLLQALPAPGFLFYTSGPGPDLEALIGRVCRATDYLTDHEIAHNLFVTRGAPPGKTSPSSALTGIRVILWARKSSFGVKEGEAFNVALCELAGHLPIKTSQDFDSLTEAAALALIRDCLLPPAQAEEVQAALVALIAQDEQ, from the coding sequence AGGAGCTTCTGGAAGGGATTCAGTGGCCAAGGACCGCACCCAGCCTCCTGGACAGGACACCGAGGTCTCGCTTCGACTCTGCTCTCTGCGCGGCCTGGAGGCAGCGCATGGAACTGGGGCTCTTCCGCTACCGCCTTGGGGAGCTGCAAACCCAGACCCTCCCTGGTGTGGTGGGTTTTGTGGCTCAGCTGAACGTGGAGCGAGGTGTGCAGAGGAGGCGCCCCCAGAACATCTGGAGTGTGAGGCAGGCATTTGACCCCGAACAGTTTAACTTCAACAAGATCCGGCCAGGAGAAGTCCTCTTCCGTTTGCTCCGGGAGCCCGATCTCCCAGGTGCTCTCCAGCAAGAGGACATCCTCGTCATGATCAATGTCAGCCCCTTGGAGTGGGGCCACGTGCTGCTGGTGCCTGAGCCCACCCAGGGGCTCCCTCAGCGCCTGCTACCAGCTGCACTGCGGGCCGGCGTCGAGGCTGTGCTGCTGAGCTCACACCCGGGCTTCCGCGTCGGCTTCAACAGCCTGGGTGGCCTGGCCTCGGTGAACCACCTGCACCTGCACGGGTATTACCTGGCTCACAGATTGCCTGTGGAGGGGGCACCGAGCGAGCCCCTGGACCCTGGGGGCCGTTTGCACCTGCTCCAGGCCCTCCCCGCTCCTGGCTTCCTCTTCTACACAAGTGGGCCGGGGCCTGACTTGGAAGCCCTCATAGGCAGGGTATGTCGGGCCACTGACTACCTGACGGACCATGAGATTGCCCATAATTTGTTTGTGACCCGGGGGGCCCCACCTGGAAAGACATCACCATCCTCCGCTCTCACAGGCATCCGAGTAATTCTGTGGGCCCGGAAGTCCAGCTTTGGGGTAAAGGAAGGCGAGGCGTTCAATGTCGCCCTCTGTGAGCTGGCTGGGCACCTTCCCATCAAAACGTCCCAGGATTTTGACAGTCTGACGGAGGCGGCTGCTCTGGCCCTCATTCGAGACTGTCTGctgcccccagcccaggcagAAGAAGTACAGGCAGCACTGGTGGCCTTGATTGCCCAGGATGAACAGTAA